A genomic stretch from bacterium includes:
- a CDS encoding aldehyde ferredoxin oxidoreductase family protein, which produces MIKGYAGRLLEVDLSTKKFSFEPLDEETARLYIGGKGYGTRLLYDRTEAGVDPLGPANPLIFSTGPLNGSVAPQSNRFAVVTKSPLTGGIGNATCGGSFALGMKKAGIDVLVVSGRSERPVRIEVDGDGNHVEFLDAADLWGKGTYETQELLGKKKNHAVIGPAGENEVLFAGIVSNERIAGRTGVGAVMGSKKLKAVSVWGSRKLDMEDEDKFKAYTKEVRAIFKDHPVLGESMKRFGTAGIVNTTNGRNILPTRNFQKGHFDDAMKISGEWMEENDLKGVKTSCIHCPVTCGRDVEVEGKGRVKGPEYETLALMGSNLEIGDLKKVSEWNYHADDLGMDTISLGGTLGFAMELGERGMLDTKLHFGDPAGVTELIQDIAHRRGLGADLADGSRRMSEKLGGREFAPHVKGLELSAYDPRGSFAQGLEYATTNRGGCHVQGASMYLESVGPLTINPRNLKLKAELPIVQQNLACTINSMVLCIFTTYGIVPKQIHEMDPNSWKYRALAGALENSGPLFRWVQSIKGSPLLWFEKWLTMITGTKFSSGHLQEIGGRIFNLERMFNLREGLTAADDNLPDRILHEPIFSDTTSGHPLDQLLPSYYKKRGWSADGVPTKRTLDKLKVAV; this is translated from the coding sequence ATGATCAAGGGATACGCTGGTCGCCTGCTCGAGGTAGATCTCAGCACGAAGAAGTTCTCGTTCGAGCCGCTCGATGAGGAAACCGCACGCCTCTACATCGGCGGCAAGGGCTACGGCACGCGCCTGCTCTACGACAGAACGGAGGCCGGCGTGGATCCGCTCGGGCCCGCCAACCCACTGATCTTCTCCACCGGCCCGCTCAACGGATCGGTCGCGCCCCAATCGAATCGTTTTGCGGTGGTGACGAAGAGCCCGCTCACCGGCGGCATCGGAAACGCAACCTGCGGCGGCTCCTTTGCACTCGGCATGAAGAAGGCTGGCATCGACGTACTCGTCGTTAGCGGGCGTTCGGAGCGGCCGGTTCGCATCGAGGTAGATGGTGATGGAAACCATGTCGAGTTCCTCGATGCGGCAGACCTCTGGGGAAAGGGCACGTACGAAACCCAGGAGCTGCTAGGCAAGAAGAAGAATCATGCAGTGATCGGCCCGGCTGGTGAGAACGAAGTGCTCTTTGCCGGCATCGTCTCGAACGAGCGTATCGCGGGACGAACGGGTGTCGGTGCCGTGATGGGATCGAAGAAGCTGAAGGCGGTTTCCGTGTGGGGCTCTCGCAAGCTCGACATGGAAGATGAGGACAAGTTCAAGGCGTACACCAAGGAAGTCCGCGCCATCTTCAAGGATCACCCCGTGCTCGGCGAGAGCATGAAGCGATTCGGAACGGCGGGCATCGTCAACACCACCAATGGCCGCAATATCCTTCCGACCCGGAACTTTCAGAAGGGTCATTTCGATGACGCGATGAAGATTTCGGGCGAATGGATGGAAGAGAACGACCTCAAGGGTGTGAAGACCAGCTGCATCCATTGTCCTGTCACCTGCGGCCGTGACGTCGAGGTCGAGGGGAAGGGCCGGGTGAAGGGTCCGGAGTACGAAACCCTGGCGCTCATGGGATCGAACCTGGAGATCGGCGACCTGAAGAAGGTTTCCGAGTGGAACTACCATGCAGACGATCTCGGCATGGACACGATCAGTCTTGGCGGAACACTGGGCTTCGCCATGGAGCTTGGCGAGCGCGGGATGCTCGATACGAAGCTGCATTTCGGTGACCCGGCCGGAGTGACCGAGTTGATCCAGGACATCGCTCACCGGCGCGGGCTCGGGGCGGACCTCGCCGATGGAAGCCGCCGCATGAGCGAGAAACTGGGCGGGCGGGAGTTCGCGCCGCACGTGAAGGGCCTCGAACTCTCCGCCTATGATCCACGGGGCTCCTTCGCCCAGGGACTGGAGTACGCCACGACGAATCGAGGCGGTTGCCACGTCCAGGGCGCCAGTATGTATCTCGAGTCCGTGGGGCCGCTGACGATCAATCCCCGGAACCTGAAGCTCAAGGCGGAGCTTCCGATCGTGCAGCAGAACCTCGCGTGCACGATCAATTCCATGGTGCTCTGCATCTTCACCACGTACGGAATCGTTCCCAAGCAGATCCACGAGATGGATCCGAATTCATGGAAGTATCGCGCCCTGGCGGGTGCGCTCGAGAACAGCGGGCCGTTGTTCCGCTGGGTCCAGAGCATCAAGGGCAGCCCGCTCCTGTGGTTCGAGAAATGGCTCACAATGATCACGGGAACGAAGTTCTCGAGTGGCCACCTGCAAGAGATCGGTGGGAGAATCTTCAACCTCGAACGCATGTTCAATCTGCGCGAGGGGCTGACGGCGGCCGACGACAACCTGCCCGATCGCATCCTCCACGAGCCCATCTTCTCGGATACGACCTCGGGGCACCCGCTGGATCAGCTGCTGCCCAGCTACTACAAGAAGCGCGGTTGGAGCGCTGATGGCGTGCCGACGAAGCGGACGCTCGACAAGCTGAAGGTTGCCGTCTGA
- a CDS encoding NAD(P)/FAD-dependent oxidoreductase has translation MPATSSSKESRDLRFIILGAGMSGILSAIKLQEAGLDDFAIYEKAERLGGTWRENRYPGVACDVPSHLYSYSFAPNPDWSHRFAPGAEIQAYFEDVARNHGVDERIQYGKEAERCVFENGRWQIEFGDGTRDEGNIVIAATGVLHHPSYPEIEGLGRFEGKIFHSARWDDDASLAGKRVGVVGTGSTAIQIVSALAPEVAELTLFQRTAQWVMPQENPAYSVDEKNEFRIHPETLESLRSEISQLFADGFSNAVVDANSPQLAAIEAACRLNLETNVKDPVLREKLRPDYRAACKRLIMSEDFYEAIQRPNVELVTEGIDRVEEPGVLTVDGKLHQLDILVLATGFRVDRFMRPMEVIGRNGVSLEDAWAKRPSAYMAISIPDFPNLFMLNGPNGPVGNFSLIEVAELQFDYVMQLVELIRTGRCTEVSASQEATDRFETSRVEAAKKTVWQTGCRSWYLDDRGVPAAWPWSFNRFREEMATPHFSEYELC, from the coding sequence ATGCCCGCCACCTCATCGTCCAAGGAATCGCGTGATCTCCGCTTTATCATCCTCGGTGCCGGGATGTCGGGAATCCTGAGTGCCATCAAGCTCCAGGAGGCCGGTCTCGACGATTTCGCCATCTACGAGAAGGCCGAACGGCTCGGCGGAACGTGGCGCGAGAACCGCTACCCGGGCGTCGCCTGCGATGTGCCCTCCCATCTCTACAGCTACTCCTTCGCACCCAACCCGGATTGGAGCCACCGCTTCGCCCCGGGCGCGGAGATCCAGGCCTACTTCGAAGACGTCGCACGAAACCATGGCGTCGATGAACGCATCCAGTACGGCAAGGAAGCCGAACGCTGCGTGTTCGAAAATGGACGCTGGCAGATCGAATTCGGAGACGGAACCCGGGACGAGGGGAACATCGTAATCGCCGCGACCGGCGTCCTGCACCACCCCTCCTACCCGGAGATCGAAGGCCTGGGCCGCTTCGAAGGCAAGATCTTCCACAGCGCCCGTTGGGACGACGACGCATCCCTGGCAGGCAAGCGGGTCGGCGTCGTTGGCACCGGCTCGACCGCGATCCAGATCGTCTCGGCCCTCGCGCCCGAAGTGGCGGAGCTCACGCTATTCCAACGCACTGCCCAATGGGTAATGCCCCAGGAGAACCCGGCCTACAGCGTGGACGAGAAGAACGAGTTCCGCATCCACCCTGAAACCCTGGAGTCCCTGCGTTCAGAAATCTCCCAGCTCTTTGCAGACGGTTTTTCCAATGCGGTCGTCGACGCCAACTCACCACAGCTCGCGGCCATCGAAGCTGCGTGCCGTCTCAACCTCGAAACGAACGTCAAGGATCCGGTGCTGCGTGAGAAGCTTCGGCCCGACTACCGTGCGGCCTGCAAGCGCCTGATCATGTCGGAAGATTTCTACGAAGCCATCCAACGGCCGAACGTCGAACTCGTGACTGAAGGAATCGATCGGGTCGAGGAGCCAGGCGTCCTGACCGTAGACGGCAAACTCCACCAGCTCGATATCCTCGTGCTCGCCACGGGTTTCCGGGTCGATCGATTCATGCGGCCCATGGAAGTGATCGGGAGGAATGGCGTGAGTCTGGAAGACGCCTGGGCCAAACGTCCCTCGGCGTACATGGCCATCTCGATCCCCGACTTTCCGAACCTCTTCATGCTGAATGGACCGAATGGTCCGGTCGGCAATTTCTCGCTGATCGAAGTGGCCGAGCTGCAATTCGACTACGTCATGCAGTTGGTCGAGCTGATCCGAACCGGGCGCTGCACCGAGGTGAGCGCCTCACAGGAGGCGACCGATCGTTTCGAGACCAGCCGGGTCGAGGCCGCCAAGAAAACCGTCTGGCAGACCGGCTGCCGCAGCTGGTACCTGGATGACCGAGGCGTACCGGCGGCCTGGCCCTGGTCATTCAACCGATTCCGCGAGGAGATGGCGACGCCCCACTTCTCCGAATACGAGCTCTGCTGA